In the genome of Telluria beijingensis, one region contains:
- a CDS encoding alpha/beta hydrolase: MNTLSKALIAASLALTYGAAAAADIAPTVERRTAEFLTALNSGGGKPIEQLSPADARKVLEGAQKSVKVNLPKADVSDKVITVDGKQIKLKIVRPAGVKGVLPAFMFIHGGGWVLGDYPTHERLVRDVVESSGAVAVFVDYTRSPEAGYGVAINEIYAATKWVAEHGKELNIDGSRLAVAGNSVGGNMAAALTLMAKDKGGPKLRYQVLMWPVTDANFETGSYKQFADGHFLSRNMMKWFWDSYTKDAAKRKEIYASPLQATLPQLKGLPPALIQVAENDVLRDEGEAYGRKLDQAGVDVTVTRYNGMIHDFGLLNPLATVPGVRSQVLQAGTELKKHLAK; this comes from the coding sequence ATGAACACCCTGAGCAAAGCACTGATCGCCGCATCGCTGGCCCTGACCTATGGCGCCGCAGCCGCGGCCGACATCGCCCCCACCGTGGAGCGCCGTACCGCCGAATTCCTGACCGCGCTCAATTCGGGCGGCGGAAAGCCGATCGAGCAACTGTCGCCGGCGGATGCCCGCAAGGTGCTGGAAGGCGCGCAAAAGAGCGTCAAGGTGAATCTGCCGAAGGCCGACGTGTCGGACAAGGTCATCACCGTCGACGGCAAGCAGATCAAGCTCAAGATCGTGCGGCCGGCCGGGGTCAAGGGTGTGCTGCCCGCCTTCATGTTCATCCACGGCGGCGGCTGGGTGCTGGGCGACTATCCGACCCATGAACGCCTGGTGCGCGACGTGGTCGAAAGTTCGGGTGCGGTGGCGGTCTTCGTCGACTATACCCGCTCGCCGGAAGCCGGCTACGGCGTGGCGATCAACGAGATCTATGCCGCAACCAAGTGGGTGGCGGAACATGGCAAGGAATTGAATATCGACGGCAGCCGCCTGGCCGTGGCCGGCAACAGCGTCGGCGGCAATATGGCGGCCGCGCTGACCCTGATGGCCAAGGACAAGGGCGGCCCGAAACTGCGCTACCAGGTGCTGATGTGGCCGGTGACCGACGCCAACTTCGAGACCGGTTCCTATAAGCAGTTTGCAGACGGTCACTTCTTGAGCCGCAATATGATGAAGTGGTTCTGGGACAGCTATACCAAGGATGCCGCCAAGCGCAAGGAAATCTACGCTTCGCCGTTGCAAGCGACCCTGCCGCAGTTGAAGGGCTTGCCGCCGGCGCTGATCCAGGTGGCCGAGAACGACGTACTGCGTGACGAAGGCGAAGCCTACGGCCGCAAGCTGGACCAGGCCGGCGTGGACGTGACCGTCACCCGCTACAACGGCATGATCCACGACTTCGGCCTGCTGAACCCGCTGGCCACCGTGCCGGGCGTGCGTTCGCAAGTGCTGCAAGCCGGTACCGAGCTCAAAAAGCACCTGGCCAAGTAA
- a CDS encoding organic hydroperoxide resistance protein gives MAIEQVLYRANAKATGGREGRAVSSDGVLDVKLTTPKELGGAGQAGTNPEQLFAAGYSACFLGAMKFVANRDKLKISPDVSVEGTVGIGAIPTGFGIEVTLKISLPGVPADEAQTLIDRAHIVCPYSNATRGNIDVTLQLV, from the coding sequence ATGGCAATCGAACAAGTCCTCTACCGTGCAAACGCCAAAGCCACCGGCGGCCGTGAAGGCCGCGCCGTTTCCTCGGACGGCGTGCTGGACGTGAAGCTGACCACCCCGAAAGAACTCGGCGGCGCCGGCCAGGCCGGCACCAACCCGGAACAGCTGTTTGCCGCCGGCTATTCGGCCTGCTTCCTGGGCGCCATGAAATTCGTCGCCAACCGCGACAAGCTCAAGATCTCGCCGGACGTGTCGGTGGAAGGGACTGTCGGCATCGGCGCGATCCCGACCGGCTTCGGCATCGAAGTCACCCTGAAGATCAGCCTGCCGGGCGTGCCGGCGGACGAAGCGCAGACCCTGATCGACCGCGCCCACATCGTCTGCCCCTACTCGAACGCAACCCGCGGCAATATCGACGTGACCCTGCAACTGGTATGA
- a CDS encoding AraC family transcriptional regulator, producing the protein MDKLSSLVGRYSFNARIFYNGTFCDANQFTEDGIRGQLHVVRAGPVDFIHDDGAVINVTEPSLLLYPRGTSHRLQVAPGHSATLLCAHISFQDGISNPLARILPSCLVLPLSEIAGLQGTIALLFDEAARTEPGRDVILDRLCDVLLIQVLRREFDSGRLSLGLLAGLSDRQLSLALAAIHERPHEPWSLQTLAQVACMSRAAFTERFREVMGIPPGEYLTRWRIGVGSRLLRQGMPVKQVSSRTGYTSPSTFTRAFTTMMGASPREWLKQAAG; encoded by the coding sequence ATGGACAAACTGTCATCACTGGTCGGCCGCTACTCATTCAATGCCCGTATTTTCTACAACGGGACCTTCTGCGACGCCAATCAATTTACTGAAGACGGGATCCGCGGCCAGCTGCATGTGGTACGGGCAGGCCCGGTGGATTTCATCCATGACGATGGCGCGGTGATCAACGTTACCGAACCCAGCCTGCTGCTCTACCCGCGCGGCACCAGCCACCGCCTGCAAGTGGCCCCTGGCCACAGCGCCACCCTGCTGTGCGCACATATCAGCTTCCAGGATGGCATCAGCAATCCCCTGGCGCGTATCCTGCCATCGTGCCTGGTGCTGCCGCTGAGCGAGATCGCCGGCCTGCAAGGCACGATCGCGCTGCTGTTCGACGAGGCCGCGCGTACCGAACCGGGACGCGACGTGATCCTGGACCGGCTGTGCGACGTGCTGCTGATCCAGGTCTTGCGGCGCGAATTCGACAGCGGCAGGTTGTCGCTGGGCTTGCTGGCGGGGCTGTCCGACCGCCAGTTGTCGCTGGCGCTGGCCGCCATCCACGAACGGCCGCACGAGCCCTGGAGCCTGCAGACCCTTGCCCAGGTCGCCTGCATGTCGCGCGCCGCGTTCACCGAGCGCTTCCGCGAGGTGATGGGCATTCCGCCGGGCGAATACCTGACGCGCTGGCGCATCGGCGTCGGCAGCCGCCTGCTGCGCCAGGGCATGCCGGTCAAGCAGGTCAGCAGCCGCACCGGCTATACCAGCCCCTCCACCTTCACGCGCGCCTTCACCACGATGATGGGCGCCTCGCCGCGCGAGTGGCTCAAGCAGGCGGCCGGCTGA
- a CDS encoding LacI family DNA-binding transcriptional regulator — protein sequence MKNPESGTSTLYQVASAAGVSPATVSRFLNGTAKVSDDKRRIIERVIDELNYKPNRLAQSLKIGSTRTIGVLTQSLESGYFNRAMVGIEDAVKAAGYALLIMSGHWHADEEAERVELLIGRRVDGLAILSGNMSDQQILDFSRRVPIVAFGREVQGERTHGFCLDNYRGACEAVEYLVAQGHRRIAHIAGPDDHRDARARLAGYHDTLAKHRIEVDPRLVAAGDFSESGGLLALNQLLVANQRFTALFAANDLTAYGARLALYRRNIRVPEDISLVGFDDLESSMYTTPPLTTVRQPLYDAGIGIGRRMLAMLAHEQPEGEVPQLSLIVRESVRLL from the coding sequence ATGAAAAACCCTGAAAGCGGTACCAGCACCCTGTACCAGGTCGCCAGCGCCGCCGGCGTCTCTCCCGCCACGGTGTCGCGCTTCCTGAACGGCACCGCCAAGGTGTCGGACGACAAGCGGCGCATCATCGAGCGCGTCATCGATGAGCTGAACTACAAGCCCAACCGCCTGGCGCAAAGCCTCAAGATCGGCAGCACCCGCACCATCGGCGTGCTGACCCAGTCGCTCGAGAGCGGCTACTTCAACCGCGCCATGGTCGGCATCGAGGATGCGGTCAAGGCGGCCGGCTATGCGCTCCTGATCATGAGCGGCCACTGGCATGCCGACGAAGAGGCCGAGCGGGTCGAACTGCTGATCGGGCGCCGGGTCGACGGCCTGGCAATCCTCAGCGGGAACATGAGCGACCAGCAGATCCTGGATTTCTCGCGGCGGGTGCCGATCGTCGCCTTCGGGCGCGAGGTGCAGGGCGAGCGCACCCACGGCTTTTGCCTCGATAACTACCGCGGCGCATGCGAGGCGGTGGAGTACCTGGTCGCGCAAGGCCATCGTCGCATCGCCCACATCGCCGGGCCGGACGACCACCGCGACGCGCGGGCGCGCCTGGCCGGCTACCACGACACCCTGGCCAAACACCGCATCGAGGTCGATCCGCGGCTGGTGGCGGCGGGCGACTTCAGCGAATCCGGCGGCCTGCTGGCGCTGAACCAGCTGCTGGTGGCCAACCAGCGTTTCACCGCCCTCTTCGCGGCCAATGACCTGACCGCCTATGGCGCGCGGCTGGCGCTGTACCGGCGCAATATCCGGGTACCTGAAGACATCTCGCTGGTGGGCTTCGACGACCTGGAAAGCTCGATGTACACGACGCCGCCGCTGACCACGGTACGCCAGCCGCTGTACGACGCCGGGATCGGCATCGGGCGCCGGATGCTGGCCATGCTGGCGCACGAGCAGCCGGAAGGAGAGGTGCCGCAACTGAGCCTGATCGTGAGGGAGTCGGTCAGGTTGCTGTGA
- a CDS encoding glycosyltransferase family 9 protein has protein sequence MLRRPLLHRLQVQSIVVFRALHLGDMLCAVPALRALRTALPKAHIALVGLPWAAQFVHRFSAYLDEFLPFPGHPLLPGQTVHHDDLPPFYATVCAREFSLAVQLHGGGDIANHIVSGFGAAAMAGHCRGKPLVTEKTVLTPYPETGAEPERLLHLVGQLGAPAAGTHLEFPVLRDDEDELAASGLATGLEPQGYICVHTGARQRDTCWPPERFAHVADRLADEFGMRIVLTGSADEAPLAQAVADRMHAPAVIAAAPISIGAMAALMSRARLLICNDTGVSHIAAGLGLDSVVIFSKADIARWAPLDRLRHRCIWDPGAERASVVLQHARALLTGAEPSRQRAAGMWPYW, from the coding sequence ATGCTCCGGCGGCCATTGCTGCATCGTCTGCAGGTCCAGTCCATCGTGGTATTCCGCGCGCTGCACCTGGGCGACATGCTGTGTGCGGTCCCGGCCCTGCGCGCGCTGCGCACCGCCCTGCCCAAGGCGCACATCGCCCTGGTCGGCCTGCCCTGGGCCGCGCAATTCGTCCATCGCTTCTCGGCCTACCTGGACGAGTTCCTGCCGTTTCCCGGTCACCCGCTGCTGCCCGGGCAAACCGTCCACCACGACGACCTGCCGCCGTTCTACGCCACGGTCTGCGCGCGCGAATTCAGCCTGGCCGTGCAACTGCACGGCGGCGGCGACATCGCGAACCACATCGTTTCCGGATTCGGCGCCGCCGCCATGGCCGGCCACTGTCGCGGCAAGCCCCTGGTCACCGAAAAAACCGTCCTCACGCCCTACCCCGAAACGGGCGCCGAGCCGGAGCGCCTGCTGCACCTGGTCGGCCAGCTCGGCGCGCCGGCCGCCGGCACCCACCTCGAGTTCCCGGTCCTGCGCGACGACGAGGACGAGCTCGCCGCCAGCGGCCTGGCAACAGGGCTCGAACCGCAGGGCTATATTTGCGTCCACACGGGTGCGCGCCAGCGCGACACGTGCTGGCCGCCGGAGCGCTTCGCCCATGTAGCCGACCGCCTCGCCGACGAGTTCGGCATGCGCATCGTCCTGACCGGATCGGCCGACGAGGCGCCGCTGGCGCAGGCGGTCGCCGACCGCATGCATGCGCCTGCCGTCATTGCCGCCGCGCCGATCTCGATCGGCGCCATGGCGGCCCTCATGAGTCGTGCGCGGCTGCTGATCTGCAATGACACCGGGGTGTCGCATATCGCGGCCGGGCTCGGGCTGGACAGCGTGGTGATCTTCAGCAAAGCCGACATCGCGCGCTGGGCGCCGCTCGACCGCCTGCGCCACCGCTGCATCTGGGATCCCGGCGCCGAGCGCGCCAGCGTGGTGCTGCAGCATGCACGCGCCCTGCTCACCGGCGCCGAGCCCAGCCGGCAACGGGCGGCGGGAATGTGGCCTTATTGGTAG
- a CDS encoding MFS transporter — protein MQTTVSVPRRSSSALVLAQQYSLPVVFALFGLIMGSWAGRIPALAAGVNVSHAALSMVLLCGGLGAVVSYPISSFMMSRFGARKTILAAGLALLCVLVAIGKAPDVARLMMAVLMLGITASTFDVAMNSAAARREKESGKSEMSRLHGLCCAGGLVGATLGSLMASMKIAPATHFLMLAGPLAVLLWLAVNLLEADEAGAKVEKKKFALPRGPLVLLGLLGFFGSMAEGSIADWSGLFLKEHFGASDGLAPLALSAFSVMMLMSRMVGDRMKERHGAKRLVTLGALVAASGLFFAVLAPNAYVALGGFAIAGVGLALVFPFVFSAAGAQGPAALAAVASMAYSGSLMGPPAIGAVAHFVGMQAAIAYVGGLALVIATVACRTRLLK, from the coding sequence ATGCAAACCACTGTTTCTGTTCCACGCCGTTCTTCTTCCGCACTCGTACTAGCCCAGCAGTATTCGCTGCCGGTGGTGTTCGCCCTGTTCGGCCTGATCATGGGCTCGTGGGCCGGCCGCATCCCGGCGTTGGCCGCGGGCGTCAATGTGTCGCATGCCGCGCTGTCGATGGTGCTGCTGTGCGGCGGCCTCGGCGCCGTGGTGTCGTACCCGATTTCGTCGTTCATGATGAGCCGCTTCGGCGCGCGCAAGACCATCCTGGCGGCCGGCCTGGCCCTGCTGTGCGTGCTGGTAGCGATCGGCAAGGCGCCGGACGTGGCGCGCCTGATGATGGCGGTCCTGATGCTGGGCATCACCGCCAGCACCTTCGACGTCGCCATGAACTCGGCCGCCGCCCGCCGCGAAAAAGAGAGCGGCAAGTCTGAAATGTCGCGCCTGCACGGCCTGTGCTGCGCCGGCGGCCTGGTCGGCGCCACCCTGGGCAGCCTGATGGCCAGCATGAAGATCGCCCCGGCGACCCACTTCCTGATGCTGGCCGGTCCGCTGGCCGTGCTGCTGTGGCTCGCCGTCAACCTGCTGGAAGCGGACGAAGCCGGCGCCAAGGTCGAGAAGAAGAAGTTCGCACTGCCGCGCGGTCCGCTGGTCCTGCTGGGCCTGCTGGGTTTCTTCGGTTCGATGGCCGAAGGCAGCATCGCCGACTGGAGCGGCCTGTTCCTGAAAGAACACTTCGGCGCCTCGGACGGCCTGGCGCCGCTGGCATTGTCCGCGTTCTCGGTGATGATGCTGATGTCGCGCATGGTCGGCGACAGGATGAAGGAACGCCATGGCGCCAAGCGCCTGGTGACCCTGGGCGCGCTGGTCGCAGCCTCGGGCCTGTTCTTCGCGGTGCTGGCGCCGAACGCCTACGTCGCCCTGGGCGGCTTCGCGATCGCCGGCGTCGGCCTGGCCCTGGTGTTCCCCTTCGTGTTCAGCGCCGCCGGCGCGCAGGGTCCGGCGGCCCTGGCCGCGGTGGCCAGCATGGCCTACAGCGGTAGCCTGATGGGCCCGCCGGCAATCGGCGCCGTCGCCCACTTCGTCGGCATGCAGGCAGCCATCGCCTACGTCGGCGGCCTGGCCCTGGTGATCGCCACCGTGGCGTGCCGCACCCGCCTGCTAAAGTAA